Proteins from a single region of Candidatus Binatota bacterium:
- a CDS encoding glutamate-5-semialdehyde dehydrogenase, with the protein MQESDTKAYVDELCRQARSASRQLAALTNEQRSAALHEIASRLVEAESLLRQRNALDLDAGREAGLSSALLDRLTLNPERVQGMAEGLLTVADLDDPLAGAIDRWRAPSGLDIEQRRIPIGVIGMIYESRPNVTADVTALCVKSGNAVILKGGKEAIHSNSAIAEVVTAGLRATGVPETAVQLVQRTDRETTNELLTRDDSIDLLIPRGGPGLVRAVAERSSIPIIKHYEGVCSVYVDESADLASAADIVMNAKVQRPGVCNAIENLLVHAEVADRLLADLTPRLQEAGVEVRACPRAIKLITGATAASEDDWSTEYLDLVLAVKIIDSLDEAIEFINSEGSGHSDSIVSSNNDNAERFLSLVDSAVVYSNASTRFTDGFAFGFGAEIGISTNRIHARGPMALRELTTYKYVVRGQGQVRD; encoded by the coding sequence ATGCAGGAAAGCGACACGAAGGCTTACGTTGACGAACTCTGCCGGCAGGCGCGCAGTGCGTCGCGGCAACTGGCCGCGCTCACCAACGAGCAACGCAGCGCGGCCTTGCACGAGATCGCCTCGCGGCTGGTCGAAGCCGAATCGCTGCTCCGCCAACGCAACGCGCTCGACCTCGACGCCGGACGCGAAGCCGGTCTCAGCTCGGCCCTGCTCGACCGCCTCACGCTGAACCCCGAACGCGTGCAGGGCATGGCCGAGGGCCTGCTTACCGTGGCTGATCTCGACGATCCCCTGGCGGGCGCGATTGACCGCTGGCGCGCACCATCGGGACTCGACATTGAGCAGCGTCGCATACCCATAGGCGTGATTGGCATGATCTACGAATCGCGCCCCAACGTTACTGCCGACGTGACCGCGCTGTGCGTCAAGTCGGGCAACGCGGTCATACTCAAGGGCGGCAAGGAAGCCATACACTCCAACAGCGCCATCGCCGAAGTAGTTACGGCCGGCCTGCGCGCTACCGGCGTGCCCGAGACCGCCGTGCAGTTGGTGCAGCGCACCGACAGGGAAACCACCAACGAGCTACTCACCCGCGACGACTCGATAGACTTGCTCATACCGCGCGGTGGCCCTGGCCTGGTGCGGGCCGTGGCCGAACGCTCGAGCATTCCCATCATCAAGCACTACGAGGGAGTGTGCAGCGTGTACGTCGACGAATCGGCCGACCTCGCGTCGGCAGCCGACATCGTAATGAACGCCAAGGTGCAGCGGCCCGGCGTGTGCAACGCGATAGAAAACCTGCTCGTGCACGCCGAGGTGGCCGACCGCCTGCTGGCCGACCTGACCCCGCGCCTGCAAGAGGCGGGCGTGGAAGTACGCGCCTGCCCGCGGGCCATCAAGCTAATAACCGGCGCTACGGCCGCCAGCGAAGACGACTGGTCTACCGAGTACCTGGACCTCGTGCTGGCCGTAAAGATCATCGACTCACTCGACGAGGCCATAGAATTTATCAACAGCGAGGGATCGGGCCATTCCGATTCGATTGTCAGCAGCAACAACGACAACGCCGAGCGCTTTCTTTCGCTGGTGGACTCGGCCGTGGTGTACTCAAACGCGTCCACGCGCTTTACCGACGGCTTTGCCTTTGGCTTCGGTGCCGAGATCGGTATTTCGACCAACCGCATCCACGCGCGCGGGCCGATGGCCCTGCGCGAGTTGACCACCTACAAGTACGTGGTACGCGGCCAGGGACAGGTAAGGGACTGA
- the nadD gene encoding nicotinate (nicotinamide) nucleotide adenylyltransferase: MPRLGILGGTFDPVHLGHLRAAGHTARALGLDRVLLVPAPRPPHKPADQPADARHRLAMVSLATADHEGLEACDIEYQRQGPSYTVDTLSSLAEREPDSELYLLVGIDAWLEVDTWHEPQRILGLANVVVLSRPGQPPLAQPPPLPFADSSDACYDSEIGCYRHSSGHLVMTHLLDGIDVSSSRVRERVRGQLAVEDLVGPAVAAYIKEHGLYRT, translated from the coding sequence TTGCCGCGACTGGGTATACTGGGTGGCACCTTCGACCCGGTGCACCTCGGCCACCTCAGGGCGGCCGGTCACACGGCCCGCGCGCTGGGCCTGGACAGGGTGTTGCTGGTGCCCGCGCCGCGCCCCCCGCACAAACCCGCAGACCAGCCGGCCGATGCCCGCCACAGGCTGGCGATGGTCAGCCTGGCCACGGCCGATCACGAGGGTCTTGAGGCCTGCGACATCGAATACCAACGGCAGGGGCCTTCTTACACCGTCGATACCCTGTCTTCACTGGCCGAGCGTGAGCCCGACAGTGAGCTGTACCTGCTCGTGGGCATAGACGCCTGGCTGGAGGTCGACACCTGGCACGAGCCGCAGCGGATACTCGGGCTGGCCAACGTGGTGGTGCTGTCGCGTCCCGGCCAGCCCCCACTTGCACAGCCACCGCCGCTGCCCTTTGCCGACAGCAGCGACGCTTGTTATGATTCGGAAATCGGTTGTTACCGGCACAGCAGCGGCCATCTTGTCATGACCCACCTGTTAGACGGCATCGACGTATCGTCGTCGCGCGTGCGCGAGCGCGTGCGCGGGCAGTTGGCCGTCGAAGACCTCGTGGGCCCAGCGGTGGCGGCCTATATCAAGGAACACGGTCTATACAGAACATGA
- the proB gene encoding glutamate 5-kinase, translated as MSQLKHKPAILASVRRVVVKLGSSVVTTASSINGERVAAIAAEIARMVDHGYQVVLVSSGARAAGLSRLGMSAMPVAIPEQQAAAAVGQISLMSHYERCFSDCGHHVGQVLLSVGDLHDRSRYLNARHTMEHLLAHGIIPVVNENDSVAVEELKFGDNDHLSALVAGLVSAELLVILTDVDGVYDGPPTLASSSVVDLIENIDQYVLEFDGSAGARKLPSGELGTGGMASKLRAAASAAHRGITTVIADGTTEGSLTRALQADSCTGTLVVASASPISHRKHWIAYGMATAGTLQVDEGALAALSERGGSLLPSGVTSVVGSFAAGDCVTCLGPDGKEFARGLVAYDSDDCERIKGSHSSSIEASLGYHSGDELIHRDNLVLLEELAQEGQPGD; from the coding sequence ATGTCCCAGCTCAAGCACAAGCCAGCAATACTCGCGTCTGTAAGGCGGGTTGTCGTAAAGCTGGGCAGCAGCGTGGTGACAACGGCTTCGAGCATCAACGGCGAGCGCGTAGCCGCCATCGCAGCCGAAATCGCACGCATGGTCGACCACGGCTACCAGGTTGTACTGGTCAGCTCCGGGGCCCGGGCGGCAGGACTATCGCGACTCGGCATGAGTGCCATGCCCGTGGCCATACCCGAACAGCAGGCAGCGGCAGCCGTCGGACAGATCAGCCTCATGTCCCACTACGAGCGTTGCTTTTCAGACTGCGGACACCACGTGGGGCAGGTACTGCTGAGCGTGGGCGACCTGCACGACCGCAGCCGTTACCTGAACGCCCGCCACACCATGGAGCACCTACTGGCGCACGGCATCATCCCGGTCGTGAACGAGAATGACTCGGTGGCGGTCGAAGAGCTCAAGTTCGGCGACAATGACCACCTGTCGGCCTTGGTCGCGGGCCTGGTCAGCGCCGAGCTGCTGGTGATACTCACCGACGTGGACGGCGTATACGACGGGCCTCCCACGCTTGCCTCTTCGAGCGTGGTGGACCTGATAGAAAACATCGACCAATACGTGCTCGAATTCGATGGCTCCGCGGGCGCGAGGAAACTCCCCTCTGGGGAGCTGGGCACCGGCGGCATGGCGAGTAAGCTGCGCGCTGCGGCCAGCGCCGCCCACCGCGGAATAACCACCGTAATAGCCGACGGCACGACCGAGGGCAGCCTCACGCGAGCGCTGCAGGCCGACAGCTGCACGGGCACACTGGTGGTGGCCTCGGCCTCGCCCATCTCGCATCGCAAGCACTGGATAGCCTACGGCATGGCCACCGCGGGAACCCTGCAGGTGGACGAGGGCGCCTTGGCTGCCCTGTCCGAGCGCGGCGGCAGCCTGCTCCCTTCGGGCGTGACCTCGGTTGTGGGATCGTTCGCCGCCGGCGACTGCGTGACCTGCCTCGGGCCCGACGGCAAGGAGTTCGCCCGTGGACTGGTGGCCTATGATTCGGACGACTGCGAGCGCATAAAGGGCAGCCACAGCAGCAGCATCGAGGCCAGTCTCGGTTATCACTCCGGCGACGAGCTGATACACAGGGACAACCTGGTACTGCTTGAGGAGCTGGCCCAGGAAGGCCAGCCCGGTGACTGA
- the rsfS gene encoding ribosome silencing factor gives MKKQIQLSPSNETPRPSSRSSAAAVSDVELVTAVAAAAEERNATDIMVIDMATDSSIADHFVICTARSTIQVRAICDHAEKEATLVGREPISREGLEFAHWALVDYGDVVLHVFLEDTRAVYDLERLWHHAPSRDWTPGPASSQQ, from the coding sequence ATGAAAAAACAAATTCAGCTCTCCCCCTCAAACGAAACCCCTCGCCCCAGCAGCCGCTCTTCGGCTGCTGCTGTTTCGGACGTTGAACTGGTGACGGCAGTTGCGGCCGCAGCCGAAGAGCGCAACGCCACTGATATCATGGTGATCGACATGGCCACCGACAGCTCAATAGCCGACCACTTCGTCATATGCACGGCACGCTCGACCATACAGGTCCGGGCTATCTGCGATCACGCAGAAAAAGAAGCCACGCTCGTGGGCCGCGAGCCCATATCGCGCGAGGGACTGGAGTTCGCGCACTGGGCGTTAGTAGACTACGGCGACGTGGTGCTGCACGTGTTCCTCGAAGACACCCGAGCCGTCTACGACCTTGAGCGGCTGTGGCACCACGCTCCCAGCCGCGACTGGACCCCGGGACCGGCCAGCAGTCAGCAGTGA